From the Candidatus Neomarinimicrobiota bacterium genome, one window contains:
- a CDS encoding MBL fold metallo-hydrolase, whose translation MILQVLASGSKGNVTYIEEGGQSILIDAGLSCRETVRRMRVAGREPEKLRGIFITHDHRDHIAGARVLSRTFGIPVILSETLYAAAGHKWLKDVSRISLYPRGSNIQLESMFIRPVPVSHDATETVSVIVSNGQYAAGIFTDLGTVSLPVSTCAADVDLLMVEANHDLKMLKNGPYPLWLQQRIRSNQGHLSNDQCGELLVNSCRKGRVKKMILAHISEENNRYDLAYTSVNRYLNREKIDLPVYVAKQKNILGELGIGN comes from the coding sequence ATGATACTACAGGTTTTGGCCAGCGGCAGTAAGGGAAATGTAACGTATATTGAAGAAGGGGGACAATCCATCCTCATTGATGCAGGATTATCCTGCCGGGAGACAGTCCGCCGTATGAGAGTTGCCGGGCGGGAACCGGAAAAGCTGAGAGGTATTTTCATCACCCATGATCACAGGGATCATATTGCCGGAGCCCGGGTTTTAAGCCGGACTTTCGGGATTCCCGTGATCCTGAGTGAAACTCTGTATGCTGCTGCAGGGCACAAATGGCTGAAGGATGTAAGCCGGATCTCCCTCTATCCCCGGGGAAGCAACATCCAGCTGGAATCCATGTTCATCCGGCCTGTTCCTGTAAGTCACGATGCCACGGAAACAGTGAGTGTAATCGTATCCAACGGGCAATACGCTGCAGGAATTTTTACCGATTTGGGAACTGTTTCCCTGCCGGTGAGCACCTGTGCCGCCGATGTGGATCTTTTAATGGTTGAGGCAAATCACGACCTGAAAATGCTGAAAAACGGCCCTTACCCCTTATGGCTTCAGCAGCGAATCCGGTCCAATCAAGGCCATTTGTCCAACGACCAGTGCGGAGAACTTCTGGTGAACTCCTGTCGGAAAGGACGGGTTAAAAAGATGATCCTGGCCCATATCAGCGAAGAAAATAACCGGTATGATCTGGCGTATACATCTGTCAACCGGTATTTAAACAGGGAAAAGATTGATTTGCCGGTTTATGTCGCAAAGCAGAAAAACATTTTGGGGGAATTGGGAATTGGGAATTGA
- a CDS encoding peptidylprolyl isomerase: MKIKHIVLIILVLTIAVSCGRKGGVLEIQSDRESADVYLDETLIGQTPLMLEEVESGKHVLKIQKKEDGHIYEYQEVFTMPEKEDINIDAILTRLLTKEEINDILIEVAQTHPQPVKEDDRAVIETPYGRIVIQFFPEEAPVHCANFKRLAKAGYYNGTTFHRVIPGFMIQGGDILSRDDNRYNDGTGGPGYTIPAEFNAIHHGPGIVSMARAQDPNSAGSQFFICHKDAGFLDKKYTVFGKVTEGMDVVDKIANAERDKRDNPLIPIRMKVTMTTVDSL, from the coding sequence ATGAAAATAAAACACATCGTACTTATCATTTTAGTCCTGACGATAGCTGTTTCCTGCGGCCGGAAAGGCGGAGTGCTGGAAATTCAGTCGGACCGGGAATCAGCGGATGTTTATCTGGATGAAACGCTGATTGGTCAGACACCTTTAATGCTTGAAGAGGTGGAGTCCGGGAAACATGTTTTGAAGATTCAGAAAAAAGAGGACGGACACATTTACGAATACCAGGAGGTTTTTACCATGCCGGAGAAAGAAGATATAAACATTGATGCCATTTTGACACGCTTGCTGACAAAAGAAGAAATTAACGATATCCTGATTGAAGTCGCCCAGACCCACCCCCAGCCGGTCAAAGAAGATGACCGGGCTGTGATTGAAACGCCGTACGGACGGATTGTGATTCAGTTTTTCCCCGAAGAGGCCCCTGTTCATTGCGCCAACTTTAAACGGCTGGCCAAGGCCGGTTATTACAACGGTACCACCTTTCACCGGGTGATACCGGGATTTATGATTCAGGGAGGGGACATTCTTTCCCGGGACGACAATCGGTACAACGACGGGACCGGCGGACCGGGATACACCATTCCGGCGGAATTCAATGCCATTCATCATGGTCCGGGAATCGTCTCCATGGCACGGGCCCAGGATCCCAACAGCGCCGGGTCCCAATTTTTTATCTGTCATAAAGATGCCGGATTTCTGGATAAAAAATACACGGTCTTCGGAAAGGTCACCGAAGGTATGGATGTGGTGGATAAAATCGCCAATGCCGAACGGGATAAGCGGGATAATCCCCTGATTCCCATCCGGATGAAGGTCACAATGACAACAGTCGATTCTTTATAA
- a CDS encoding aldo/keto reductase, translating into MKESLQSRISMNHGPDIPVLGLGTFLSKEGDETRKAISWALEAGYRLIDTAAIYQNERSVGKAIRESGIPREEVFVTTKIWNDDIRKGEAGEALHKSLERLGLDYVDLYLVHWPVPNKYVSIWKSMENLLEEGQVKAIGVSNYHVHHLQDLLKEAEVIPALNQVECHPYLQHNELRTFCSEHQIVFESWGPLMQGAFLEVPEILELAQKYNRTPAQITLRWARQKNILPIPKSVKKDRIISNADIFSFEIEPDDMKRFDALDRGKHMGPDPESFDF; encoded by the coding sequence ATGAAAGAATCATTGCAAAGCAGAATATCGATGAATCATGGTCCCGATATTCCGGTCTTGGGATTGGGGACCTTTTTATCCAAAGAGGGTGATGAGACCCGGAAAGCGATTTCCTGGGCTCTTGAAGCGGGTTACCGCCTGATAGATACGGCAGCCATATATCAGAATGAACGATCCGTGGGAAAAGCCATCCGTGAAAGCGGTATTCCCAGGGAAGAGGTTTTTGTCACTACGAAAATCTGGAATGACGATATCCGAAAGGGAGAAGCCGGGGAAGCCCTGCACAAGAGTCTGGAACGGCTGGGACTGGATTACGTGGATTTGTATCTTGTTCACTGGCCGGTTCCCAACAAGTATGTCTCCATCTGGAAATCCATGGAGAATCTCCTTGAAGAGGGACAGGTGAAGGCTATTGGGGTCAGTAATTACCATGTCCACCATCTTCAGGACCTTCTTAAAGAAGCGGAAGTAATACCGGCCCTGAATCAGGTGGAATGTCATCCCTATTTGCAGCATAACGAACTGAGGACCTTTTGTTCCGAACATCAGATCGTATTTGAGTCCTGGGGTCCCCTGATGCAAGGTGCTTTTCTGGAAGTCCCGGAAATTTTAGAATTGGCCCAAAAATACAACCGGACCCCGGCTCAGATAACACTCCGTTGGGCAAGGCAAAAAAATATTCTCCCGATTCCCAAATCTGTTAAAAAGGACAGGATTATCAGTAATGCGGACATCTTCTCCTTTGAAATTGAACCGGACGATATGAAACGCTTTGATGCTCTGGACCGGGGAAAGCACATGGGGCCGGATCCGGAGAGTTTTGATTTTTGA
- a CDS encoding ATP-binding protein — protein MFIQFTFNIPGVTEGLRAFSLSASSIKALHLDAGTGLIPETPAGPLLRFSALLGSNSRITAISYNALQRFLEAMQSERLLPGIEGERELIWLRDGIRYRYGFEIREGRITAEWLYYKEKRETYIFSKREDIFEVNSRFTDLTELVRRHLAGPKKFLLGTAVKLFPRGIRDILPHAFMRCLDRNRYHEIIIRKIPENVLTDLNEFLQKADPSFEQIIGDSGHVDNLAFRWKRQPEIPFGSLPLQFREETLILAELFYALRFHSVIILHGYWDLFHPLIRKAILERFNNPRTNPLGSQLIVTTLSPYSVSYEISRRDQVWLLHANREGTFQMYSLCDFRGSGRIWRRGRFPEYYLEGRTGPVPVME, from the coding sequence ATGTTTATCCAGTTTACCTTCAATATTCCCGGAGTGACTGAGGGATTGCGGGCATTCAGTCTGTCTGCCTCATCGATTAAAGCGTTGCATCTTGATGCAGGGACGGGACTGATACCGGAGACACCTGCAGGTCCTCTCCTGCGTTTTTCAGCCCTTTTGGGCTCCAACAGCCGGATTACGGCCATCAGCTACAATGCCCTCCAACGTTTCCTTGAAGCCATGCAATCCGAACGGCTCCTGCCGGGTATTGAAGGGGAACGTGAACTGATCTGGCTCAGGGACGGTATCCGTTACCGCTACGGTTTTGAAATCCGGGAGGGGCGCATCACCGCCGAATGGCTCTATTATAAGGAAAAACGGGAAACCTATATTTTTTCCAAACGGGAAGACATATTCGAGGTGAACAGCCGTTTTACGGATTTGACCGAACTGGTACGGCGGCATCTGGCCGGACCTAAAAAATTTCTCCTGGGAACGGCGGTAAAACTTTTCCCCCGGGGGATTCGGGATATCCTGCCCCATGCCTTTATGCGCTGTCTGGACAGGAACCGGTATCATGAAATCATTATCCGGAAAATCCCCGAGAATGTCTTAACGGATCTGAATGAATTTTTACAAAAGGCAGACCCTTCATTTGAGCAGATCATCGGGGATTCGGGGCACGTGGACAATCTGGCCTTTCGGTGGAAACGCCAGCCGGAAATCCCCTTCGGTTCATTGCCCCTTCAGTTCCGTGAAGAGACACTCATTCTTGCCGAACTTTTTTACGCCCTTCGTTTCCACTCCGTGATTATCCTTCACGGCTATTGGGATTTGTTTCATCCCCTCATCCGGAAGGCCATTCTGGAACGTTTCAATAATCCCCGCACCAATCCCCTGGGCAGTCAGCTGATTGTGACTACCCTCAGTCCTTATAGTGTATCTTATGAAATCTCCCGCCGGGATCAGGTGTGGCTGCTCCATGCAAACCGGGAGGGTACATTCCAGATGTATTCCCTCTGTGATTTCCGGGGAAGTGGCAGAATCTGGCGCCGGGGACGTTTCCCGGAGTACTATCTGGAAGGCAGAACCGGACCGGTTCCCGTGATGGAATAA
- the rnr gene encoding ribonuclease R: MKQNNYAQRVMAFFKENPSTRMKLKKLRTTLNVSQRNYPLLRDAVKNLARAGRLKQYQGNVYGLPGHEEPSETVGVLDIHAKGFGFVNTTDGKKIFIHADDLGNACHGDTVSVKILKKQKGDNPEGFIRRVVKRGRNEFVCIYREVRGYSLGIPETAQLRKDVVITDFNGYKPDDGSIISVEITDWRDSSRRPYGRITRLIGSRETKEFDAVLVANQYSIPDRFPAEVLEQAEAISQKITPDGRADLRDLVTFTIDPEDARDFDDALSVAVNKDGTYELGVHIADVSHYVPEGSPLDKEALKRGTSVYFTRYVIPMLPEKLSNELCSLNPNEDRLSFSALMTINPKGAVIKSRITPSVIHSRRRFTYEEVQQILDRGKGEYFTEISALFKLAKILNDVRNQAGSIDFDIPEPKYILDDSGFPTEIYPRERLWSHRIVEECMLIANKTVARFIQSRQDPLPFIYRVHETPKPDDALAFFKLLRNFGFEKAVKGRSVRPADFRDALLAVQDTDARYFLEKIALRTMMKARYDTKPLGHFGLAFDEYTHFTSPIRRYPDLIVHRLLRKYLKNERIKDRNRLKESLDAAAKKSTDCEIRAQNAEREYHKIKQVKFLEKHLGDVFSGIISGVVQYGFYVEIPETLVEGLVHRKFLPSDYWEFNPVAYTLTGRRSKRRFRMGDHVKVRVARVSLEHMEVDFHLVEGKDEDHEESGKKNNKLKNK; the protein is encoded by the coding sequence ATGAAACAAAACAATTATGCACAGCGGGTGATGGCTTTTTTCAAAGAGAATCCATCCACCCGGATGAAACTTAAAAAACTCCGGACTACTTTGAATGTGTCCCAGCGGAATTATCCCTTGCTGCGGGATGCAGTAAAAAACCTGGCCCGGGCCGGCCGGCTTAAGCAATATCAGGGCAATGTTTACGGACTGCCGGGACATGAAGAACCCTCTGAAACGGTGGGAGTACTGGATATCCATGCCAAAGGTTTTGGCTTTGTCAATACGACTGACGGCAAAAAAATCTTCATTCATGCCGATGACCTGGGCAATGCCTGTCACGGGGATACGGTCAGTGTAAAAATCCTTAAAAAACAAAAAGGGGATAATCCGGAAGGCTTTATCCGTCGTGTTGTCAAGCGGGGCCGGAATGAATTTGTCTGCATTTACCGGGAGGTACGGGGTTATTCCCTGGGTATTCCCGAAACGGCACAGCTCCGGAAGGATGTAGTCATCACCGATTTCAACGGCTATAAACCCGATGACGGAAGCATTATCTCGGTGGAAATCACGGATTGGCGGGATAGTTCACGACGACCTTACGGGCGTATCACCCGTCTGATCGGCAGCCGTGAGACAAAAGAATTTGATGCGGTGCTGGTGGCGAATCAGTACAGCATTCCGGACCGTTTTCCGGCTGAGGTTCTGGAACAGGCCGAGGCCATATCTCAAAAAATCACTCCGGACGGCCGTGCTGATTTGCGGGATCTTGTCACCTTTACCATCGATCCTGAGGATGCCCGGGATTTTGACGATGCTCTCTCTGTTGCCGTGAATAAAGACGGCACTTACGAACTTGGGGTTCACATTGCCGATGTGAGTCATTATGTACCGGAAGGATCTCCACTGGATAAAGAAGCCCTGAAGCGGGGGACATCCGTCTATTTCACCCGCTATGTGATCCCCATGCTTCCGGAGAAATTGAGCAACGAATTGTGTTCCCTGAACCCGAATGAAGACCGTCTGAGTTTTTCAGCCCTGATGACCATCAATCCCAAAGGGGCGGTCATTAAAAGCCGGATAACCCCTTCGGTGATTCACAGCAGGCGGCGTTTTACCTATGAAGAGGTTCAACAGATACTGGACCGGGGAAAGGGAGAGTATTTCACTGAAATATCCGCCCTTTTTAAACTGGCTAAAATTCTCAATGATGTGCGGAATCAGGCGGGAAGCATCGATTTTGACATTCCCGAGCCGAAATACATCCTGGATGATTCGGGTTTTCCCACGGAAATCTACCCCCGGGAACGCCTGTGGAGCCATCGGATTGTGGAAGAATGCATGTTGATTGCCAATAAAACCGTGGCGCGCTTTATTCAGAGCCGACAGGATCCACTGCCCTTTATTTATCGTGTCCACGAAACACCCAAGCCGGACGACGCCCTGGCATTTTTCAAGTTGTTGAGGAACTTTGGTTTTGAAAAAGCCGTGAAGGGGCGCTCTGTGCGGCCTGCAGATTTCAGGGATGCCCTGCTGGCGGTACAGGATACGGATGCCCGTTACTTTCTGGAAAAAATTGCCCTGCGGACCATGATGAAAGCCCGGTACGACACGAAGCCGCTGGGACACTTTGGCTTGGCTTTTGATGAGTATACCCACTTCACTTCTCCCATCCGCCGGTACCCCGATTTGATCGTTCACAGGCTTTTACGAAAGTATCTGAAAAATGAGAGGATCAAAGACCGGAACCGCCTGAAGGAATCCCTGGATGCTGCAGCGAAAAAATCCACCGATTGTGAAATCCGGGCACAAAATGCTGAACGGGAGTACCACAAGATAAAACAGGTCAAATTCTTGGAAAAACATCTCGGAGATGTTTTCAGCGGGATTATTTCCGGTGTGGTTCAGTACGGATTTTATGTAGAAATTCCCGAGACTCTGGTGGAAGGACTGGTCCACCGGAAATTTTTGCCTTCTGACTACTGGGAATTTAACCCTGTGGCTTATACCCTGACGGGCCGGCGTTCAAAACGGCGTTTCCGCATGGGGGATCATGTAAAGGTCCGGGTGGCCAGGGTTTCCCTGGAACACATGGAGGTGGATTTTCATCTGGTGGAAGGGAAAGATGAGGATCACGAAGAATCCGGCAAAAAGAATAATAAATTAAAAAATAAATAA
- a CDS encoding helix-turn-helix domain-containing protein, with amino-acid sequence MSRNNLQFVNTILDRIKEYYTLKTDFDLANFLEVHRSTVSAWRRRGAMDYGLVLQKCTDPDLNWLIYGKKPREDAYPLAYGRDQFREKTESDNDPEKMKNLLDTYREVTKAMRELLSRLPE; translated from the coding sequence ATGTCAAGAAATAATTTACAATTTGTCAACACAATTCTGGATCGGATCAAAGAATACTACACTCTGAAGACAGATTTTGATTTAGCAAATTTTCTGGAGGTCCACCGGAGTACGGTTTCAGCCTGGCGCCGGCGGGGAGCCATGGATTACGGACTTGTTTTACAAAAATGCACGGATCCGGACCTGAACTGGCTCATATACGGAAAGAAGCCCCGGGAGGATGCCTATCCCCTGGCCTACGGCCGGGATCAGTTCCGGGAAAAAACGGAAAGTGATAACGATCCCGAAAAAATGAAAAACCTGCTGGATACGTACCGGGAAGTCACAAAAGCCATGCGTGAACTGCTATCCCGGTTACCTGAATAA
- a CDS encoding cation:proton antiporter, translating into MVKSPWKLIGRLFFFFLIPIILFAEVSGPSHSMMHKMELLVLQLGVIIFVAKGMSILFEKMKIPGVVGELTAGIIIGPYLLGGIPLPGFEYGLFGTFLALNPEATLPVSPELYGIATIASVLLLFMVGLETNFSLFLRLSATGLIVGISGVVVSFLMGVWVGMLLLDLPFLHPETLFLGVISTATSVGITGRILTERRKMDTPEGVTILAAAVIDDVLGIVLLAVILGMIPVLNDSGQSLHWGNVVRLGAEAVGVWLLFTTLGLALSKQTGNFLKIFKGINVPAVMAFGLALLMAGVFEKAGLAMIIGAYVMGLSLSKTDLNYVIQESLKSLYLFAVPVFFVVSGMMVDLSVLSSRTIIFLGLVYTLGAILSKVLGCGIPLLFRKFNLLGALRVGFGMAPRAEVALIIAGVGLSDGLISRDVFGMVIFMTMLTTISTPPLVDYLFKKEKKGTTEELLPTESVVTEFPLPSLETVEFVSAKSLQLFRDEGFFINQMEMRYKYYHIRKNDISITMICKPNGIYFESSPDDTHYVKTLMYESFVELNEIINDLKDITRPEFLKNDFIEGNDDRWVDLRRVLDPGCIRLNLKGSTKREIIEELVDILDSQYQITEKKAVFDAVWEREVSISTGMKNGLAIPHARTDHVGTITLAVGIHRKGVNFDSLDGEPSRVFVLLLSPKHKTVPHIQILAHIAAVMSKKNAIRKILDCKTPQAVYQYLTESEE; encoded by the coding sequence ATGGTTAAATCCCCGTGGAAATTGATCGGCAGGCTTTTTTTCTTTTTTCTTATACCAATCATCCTTTTTGCCGAGGTCAGCGGACCTTCTCATTCCATGATGCATAAGATGGAATTATTGGTTTTGCAATTGGGTGTGATTATTTTTGTAGCAAAGGGCATGTCCATCCTCTTTGAAAAAATGAAGATTCCCGGTGTTGTCGGTGAACTGACAGCCGGTATTATCATTGGCCCCTACCTCCTGGGCGGCATTCCCCTTCCCGGTTTTGAGTATGGCTTGTTCGGGACTTTTCTTGCCCTGAATCCCGAAGCAACCCTTCCGGTCTCTCCCGAACTCTACGGAATTGCCACTATCGCTTCGGTTTTACTCCTCTTCATGGTGGGACTGGAAACCAATTTTTCCCTTTTTCTCCGTTTATCGGCCACAGGTTTGATTGTAGGGATTTCCGGAGTGGTCGTCTCTTTTCTTATGGGAGTGTGGGTCGGTATGCTGCTGTTGGATTTGCCTTTTCTCCATCCTGAAACCCTCTTTTTGGGCGTGATCAGTACGGCCACCTCTGTCGGTATAACCGGGCGAATCCTGACGGAACGGCGGAAAATGGATACACCCGAAGGAGTTACCATTCTGGCGGCTGCTGTCATTGACGATGTCCTGGGTATTGTCCTGCTGGCTGTGATTTTGGGAATGATTCCCGTTCTGAATGACTCCGGACAGTCTTTGCACTGGGGGAATGTGGTCCGACTGGGGGCAGAAGCCGTTGGTGTGTGGCTGTTGTTTACCACCCTCGGGCTTGCCCTTTCCAAACAAACCGGCAATTTCCTGAAGATTTTCAAAGGAATCAACGTTCCCGCCGTGATGGCCTTCGGTCTTGCACTGCTTATGGCGGGTGTTTTTGAAAAAGCCGGTCTGGCCATGATTATCGGAGCCTATGTGATGGGACTCAGCCTGTCCAAAACCGATTTGAACTATGTGATCCAGGAATCCCTGAAAAGCCTTTACCTCTTTGCCGTCCCCGTCTTTTTTGTTGTATCCGGCATGATGGTGGATCTGAGTGTCCTCAGCTCCAGAACGATTATCTTTTTAGGGCTCGTGTACACTCTCGGCGCTATTCTGTCCAAGGTTTTAGGATGCGGCATTCCCCTGCTTTTCAGGAAATTCAATCTTTTAGGTGCCCTTCGTGTGGGATTCGGCATGGCACCCCGGGCCGAAGTGGCCCTGATTATTGCCGGTGTCGGTCTCAGTGACGGACTCATTAGCCGGGATGTATTCGGGATGGTGATTTTTATGACTATGCTGACGACCATTTCGACTCCGCCTCTTGTGGATTACCTCTTTAAAAAAGAAAAAAAAGGGACAACGGAAGAATTGCTCCCCACAGAAAGTGTCGTGACGGAGTTTCCTCTTCCGTCTCTCGAAACTGTAGAGTTTGTCTCTGCTAAAAGTCTCCAGCTCTTCAGAGATGAGGGCTTTTTTATCAATCAGATGGAGATGCGATATAAATATTATCATATCCGGAAGAATGATATCTCCATCACCATGATCTGTAAGCCTAACGGCATCTATTTTGAATCCTCTCCCGATGATACTCATTACGTGAAAACCCTCATGTATGAATCCTTTGTGGAACTTAATGAAATTATCAATGATCTGAAGGACATCACCAGGCCCGAATTCCTGAAAAATGATTTCATAGAGGGGAATGACGACAGGTGGGTGGACCTTCGGCGGGTGCTGGATCCGGGCTGTATCCGCCTGAATTTGAAGGGATCAACCAAAAGAGAAATCATTGAAGAATTAGTGGACATCCTGGATTCCCAGTATCAGATTACGGAGAAAAAAGCAGTATTTGATGCCGTTTGGGAGCGGGAAGTGTCTATCAGCACAGGCATGAAAAACGGCCTGGCCATCCCTCATGCACGGACAGATCATGTGGGGACCATTACCCTGGCTGTGGGAATTCACCGGAAAGGTGTGAATTTTGACTCCCTCGACGGTGAGCCCTCCCGGGTTTTTGTTCTTCTCCTTTCTCCCAAACATAAGACAGTCCCCCATATCCAGATACTGGCCCATATTGCAGCCGTCATGAGCAAGAAAAACGCTATCCGGAAAATTCTGGATTGCAAAACGCCCCAGGCGGTTTATCAATATCTTACTGAAAGTGAAGAATAA